A genome region from Arachidicoccus soli includes the following:
- a CDS encoding TraR/DksA family transcriptional regulator, translating into MATTKKTAHAKAKKAVKTAKPATKKATSKPVAKKVAAKPVVKKAVSAKKAVPKNATKPAAKKIVAKPVAKKVAAKKAVPVKKVASKKAATKKTAKPVAKKVVAKPAAKKVVVKKAVPVKKVTSKKPVTPAVKKVVAKPVAQKTVKAAVALKPQKEPTKKTIKENIPVAIKKPIKKKEIPLKEVKIPKTSVKTSKPYSPNYQPLANRTAKENDNEVLMRYSDAELEEFRTLINKKLADASREVAYLQGIITRKDDMGGDVDGRYMTMEDGTVSMEREQMSQMVSRQISFIDNLKKALIRIENKTYGICRVTGKLIDKARLRAVPHATLSLEAKLGMARSRD; encoded by the coding sequence ATGGCTACTACAAAGAAGACTGCTCATGCAAAAGCAAAAAAAGCTGTAAAGACAGCTAAACCTGCGACCAAGAAAGCAACATCTAAACCAGTTGCAAAGAAAGTAGCAGCTAAACCTGTAGTTAAAAAAGCAGTATCTGCCAAAAAAGCAGTGCCTAAAAATGCAACGAAGCCTGCAGCGAAAAAGATAGTAGCTAAGCCGGTTGCAAAGAAAGTAGCGGCCAAGAAAGCTGTGCCTGTCAAAAAGGTGGCATCTAAGAAAGCAGCAACTAAAAAAACAGCGAAGCCTGTTGCTAAAAAAGTAGTGGCTAAACCGGCTGCAAAGAAAGTTGTAGTTAAGAAAGCCGTACCTGTCAAAAAGGTGACATCTAAAAAGCCGGTCACGCCAGCAGTGAAAAAAGTAGTAGCAAAACCGGTTGCTCAGAAAACTGTTAAAGCAGCAGTAGCCTTGAAGCCCCAAAAAGAACCAACAAAAAAAACTATTAAAGAAAATATACCTGTGGCTATAAAGAAACCTATAAAAAAGAAAGAAATACCGTTAAAAGAAGTGAAAATACCAAAAACGAGTGTGAAAACAAGTAAACCCTATTCTCCAAACTATCAACCACTAGCAAACAGAACTGCCAAAGAGAATGATAATGAAGTGTTGATGCGCTATTCAGATGCGGAGTTAGAAGAATTCAGGACTTTGATCAATAAAAAGTTAGCTGATGCTTCACGTGAGGTAGCCTATCTGCAGGGTATTATTACCCGCAAAGATGACATGGGTGGTGATGTAGATGGCCGCTATATGACAATGGAAGATGGTACAGTAAGCATGGAGCGGGAGCAAATGAGTCAAATGGTTAGCCGTCAAATTTCTTTTATAGATAATTTGAAAAAAGCATTAATTAGAATTGAAAATAAAACCTACGGCATCTGCCGTGTAACGGGTAAACTGATCGACAAAGCGAGATTACGCGCGGTGCCTCATGCTACACTTAGCTTAGAAGCAAAATTAGGAATGGCCAGATCAAGAGATTGA
- the lpxD gene encoding UDP-3-O-(3-hydroxymyristoyl)glucosamine N-acyltransferase produces MQFSAAQIASIINAQIEGNEQAEINSFNNIEAAKEGDLSFLANPKYEDFIYSSKASVIIVNQSLQLKQKVSATLLRVEDAYAAFATLLKLYEDMRSKKLNGIETNSYIAETAKIGEDVYIGSFSYVSEKALIGKNTKIYPGCFIGENVKIGENTILYPGVKIYHECILGNNIIIHAGTIIGADGFGFAPQPDGSYQKVPQIGHVIIEDNVEIGANTTIDRATLNATIIKNGAKIDNLVQIAHNVEVGQNTGIAAQVGISGSTKIGKNVMIAGQAGIAGHLNIGDKTIITAQSGVAKSVKSKDIVLTGSPAFDHSSNRRSEVIFRHLPELEKRIIELEKLVKELSKQ; encoded by the coding sequence ATGCAGTTTTCAGCAGCACAAATAGCTAGTATTATTAACGCTCAAATCGAAGGAAATGAACAGGCAGAAATTAACAGTTTTAATAATATTGAAGCGGCTAAAGAAGGAGATCTTAGCTTTTTAGCCAATCCCAAATACGAGGATTTTATTTACAGTTCTAAAGCATCGGTTATTATTGTAAACCAAAGTTTGCAACTGAAACAAAAAGTATCCGCTACCTTATTGCGGGTAGAAGATGCATACGCAGCTTTTGCTACTTTGTTAAAGCTATATGAGGATATGCGTAGCAAAAAGCTGAATGGCATTGAAACGAATTCATATATCGCAGAAACTGCAAAAATTGGCGAAGATGTATATATTGGCTCCTTTTCTTATGTTAGCGAAAAGGCTCTTATCGGTAAAAACACAAAAATATATCCGGGCTGCTTTATAGGAGAAAACGTAAAAATTGGTGAAAACACTATTCTATATCCGGGAGTAAAAATTTATCATGAATGTATTTTAGGAAATAATATAATTATACATGCAGGAACCATTATTGGCGCAGATGGTTTTGGTTTTGCACCACAGCCAGACGGCAGTTATCAAAAAGTTCCTCAAATTGGCCATGTAATTATTGAAGATAATGTAGAAATCGGTGCCAACACAACTATTGATCGTGCAACACTCAATGCGACAATTATAAAAAATGGTGCAAAAATTGACAATCTGGTACAAATTGCACACAATGTGGAAGTCGGTCAAAACACCGGTATCGCAGCACAAGTGGGGATTAGTGGCAGCACCAAAATTGGGAAAAATGTTATGATAGCAGGACAAGCAGGCATCGCTGGGCATCTGAACATTGGAGATAAGACCATCATTACGGCACAAAGCGGAGTTGCAAAATCGGTAAAATCAAAAGATATTGTTTTAACCGGCTCTCCAGCATTTGATCATTCATCCAATAGGCGTAGTGAGGTCATTTTTCGTCATTTACCAGAATTAGAAAAAAGAATTATTGAACTGGAAAAACTGGTCAAAGAATTGTCAAAACAATAA
- a CDS encoding bifunctional UDP-3-O-[3-hydroxymyristoyl] N-acetylglucosamine deacetylase/3-hydroxyacyl-ACP dehydratase, translating to MKEKFNPNKQHTISNAVSISGTGLHTGALVDMKLNPANPGFGIQFQRVDLQGKPIIKADCDLVTDTSRGTTLQIGDARVSTVEHLLAALVGMGVDNVLVELNGPEIPIMDGSAQPFVEILEEAGVEEQEAAKIWYSIDENIYHYDEEKRVEMVVMPSANFSVTALIDFNSPVLGTQYAQLKNIRDFKSEIASCRTFSFLHELEALLDHNLIKGGDINNAIIVVDKPVTDKEMERLAKVFKRDKVEVKSSGYLNNVELRFSNEPARHKLLDIVGDLALIGYPIKGRILANRPGHSSNVAFAKVIKNHIKKNRHVKDVPVYDYTQPPVYTIEQIEKTLPHRYPFLLVDKIIDLTDTSIVGVKNVTFNEQFFQGHFPGNPVMPGVLQIEALAQTGGILCINLMGEGTYDTYFLKIDNCKFKQMVKPGDTLLLKMELNGPIRRGLCDMHGTVYANGKVATEADMVAQVVKRQ from the coding sequence ATGAAAGAAAAATTCAATCCAAATAAGCAACATACAATTAGTAATGCAGTCAGTATTAGCGGTACCGGTTTACATACGGGCGCTTTAGTAGACATGAAATTAAACCCTGCAAATCCCGGTTTTGGCATTCAGTTTCAACGCGTAGATTTACAAGGAAAGCCTATTATCAAGGCCGATTGTGATTTAGTAACCGATACAAGCCGTGGCACAACTTTACAAATTGGAGATGCACGTGTTTCTACTGTTGAGCATTTATTGGCTGCTTTGGTAGGGATGGGTGTAGATAATGTGCTGGTAGAATTGAATGGTCCGGAAATCCCTATTATGGACGGAAGCGCTCAACCTTTTGTGGAAATTTTAGAAGAAGCAGGTGTAGAAGAACAAGAGGCCGCTAAAATATGGTATAGTATAGACGAAAACATTTACCATTACGATGAAGAAAAGCGTGTGGAAATGGTGGTAATGCCTTCAGCTAATTTTAGTGTAACTGCACTAATTGACTTTAACAGCCCTGTGCTTGGCACACAGTATGCGCAACTAAAAAATATTCGTGATTTTAAATCCGAAATTGCCTCTTGCCGAACCTTTAGTTTTTTGCACGAATTAGAAGCTTTACTCGATCATAACTTGATTAAAGGTGGCGATATCAATAATGCCATTATTGTTGTAGACAAACCTGTGACCGACAAGGAAATGGAGCGTTTGGCCAAAGTATTTAAACGCGATAAAGTTGAAGTGAAAAGCAGCGGATATTTAAACAATGTTGAACTGCGTTTTTCTAACGAACCGGCTCGTCACAAATTATTAGATATTGTAGGCGATTTGGCATTAATTGGTTATCCTATTAAAGGACGGATTTTAGCAAATAGACCAGGGCATAGTTCCAATGTAGCTTTTGCCAAAGTTATCAAAAACCATATCAAGAAAAATAGACATGTGAAAGATGTGCCCGTCTACGATTATACACAGCCCCCTGTTTATACAATAGAGCAGATTGAAAAAACCTTACCACATCGCTATCCCTTTTTATTGGTAGATAAAATAATTGACCTCACGGATACATCTATAGTTGGGGTAAAAAACGTCACTTTTAATGAGCAGTTTTTTCAAGGACATTTTCCCGGAAATCCGGTAATGCCGGGAGTTTTACAAATCGAGGCCTTGGCACAAACAGGAGGTATTTTATGTATTAATTTGATGGGCGAAGGAACTTACGATACTTATTTTCTTAAGATTGATAACTGTAAGTTCAAACAAATGGTAAAACCTGGCGACACCTTATTATTAAAAATGGAATTGAACGGCCCTATCCGTCGTGGTTTATGCGATATGCATGGTACAGTTTATGCCAATGGTAAAGTGGCTACAGAAGCCGATATGGTCGCACAGGTAGTAAAAAGGCAATAA
- a CDS encoding HD domain-containing protein, translating into MPTVRKIINDPVHGFITINHPLLFKIIEHPYFQRLRRIKQMAMASYVYPGAVHTRLHHALGAYHLMCCAVKELKDKDIPISQEEELAVKCAILLHDIGHGPFSHALEHILVEGVHHESLSLKIMQAMNEEFNGALDLTIDIFTGKYAKPFLHQLISGQLDMDRMDYLSRDSFFTGVSEGVIGYDRILKMLAVKDNQLVVEEKGVHSVEKFLIARRQMYWQVYLHKTVISAEKMLVHILKRAKEIFVETDKNIVLHSPLDYFFGKFDGKIDFKSLNLFCQLDDNDIEFAIKKWSQHPDSVLSGLSTWLLNRALLKCKLQTHPFEEDYIKEKKEKIASKFNLTKEEVGYFVFTGDTTNTTYQLGDENILILFKNGQVQDISSIENALIQQTLSTPVKKFYICFPKGQTTVNI; encoded by the coding sequence ATGCCAACAGTGCGCAAAATAATTAATGACCCGGTACATGGTTTTATTACCATCAACCACCCACTATTATTTAAAATAATAGAGCATCCCTATTTTCAACGTTTGCGGCGCATTAAGCAAATGGCGATGGCTAGTTATGTATATCCCGGTGCGGTGCATACAAGATTGCATCATGCTTTAGGCGCCTATCACCTAATGTGTTGTGCCGTTAAAGAGCTGAAAGATAAAGATATTCCCATTTCCCAGGAAGAAGAACTTGCTGTAAAATGCGCCATTCTCTTACACGACATTGGTCATGGCCCCTTTTCCCATGCATTGGAACATATTTTAGTTGAAGGCGTTCATCACGAGAGTCTAAGCTTGAAAATAATGCAAGCGATGAACGAAGAATTTAATGGAGCGCTGGATTTAACAATTGATATTTTTACAGGGAAATATGCTAAACCTTTTCTTCATCAACTAATTAGCGGACAATTAGATATGGATAGAATGGATTATTTATCCCGCGATAGTTTTTTTACAGGCGTAAGTGAGGGAGTAATCGGCTATGATCGAATCCTAAAAATGTTGGCTGTAAAAGATAATCAGCTTGTAGTGGAAGAAAAAGGTGTACATAGTGTAGAGAAATTTCTAATTGCCCGCAGGCAAATGTATTGGCAGGTTTATTTGCATAAAACAGTGATTTCAGCAGAAAAAATGCTGGTACACATACTCAAAAGAGCAAAGGAGATTTTTGTCGAAACAGATAAAAATATTGTTCTGCATTCTCCACTCGATTATTTCTTTGGAAAATTTGATGGTAAAATAGATTTTAAATCATTGAACTTATTTTGTCAGTTGGATGATAACGATATTGAATTTGCCATAAAAAAATGGAGCCAACACCCTGACAGCGTATTATCTGGTTTGAGTACTTGGTTGCTCAATAGAGCGCTCTTAAAATGCAAGCTACAAACCCATCCATTTGAAGAAGATTATATAAAAGAGAAAAAAGAAAAGATAGCTTCCAAATTCAATTTAACAAAAGAGGAAGTGGGCTATTTTGTTTTTACAGGCGATACGACCAATACGACTTATCAATTAGGGGATGAAAATATCCTAATATTATTTAAAAATGGGCAGGTGCAAGATATTTCTTCTATTGAAAACGCACTTATACAACAAACACTTTCCACCCCAGTGAAAAAATTCTACATTTGTTTCCCTAAGGGACAAACAACGGTAAATATTTAA
- a CDS encoding polysaccharide lyase family 8 super-sandwich domain-containing protein, with translation MHLLRKDGSFDLINYADKSVSIWEPSNHLKNILAFATAYSFPKSKYYISQPVYSEICQSLRYWNRLDPICPNWWFNEINCPQILGQIMLLMNAEKPLPKELQDSLINKMKRGDMYKQKGANKIDIAMHNLYQALLVKDTTLLSAAVGQCFEPIAFTTKEGIQYDYSYFQHGPQLQISSYGLTLLVDEYKIAAYVRNTRWKISAEKEQILNTFFKDVYLKTLRGKYSDFNVLGRRISRINFVDARPAIDAHALSNVLLNAQLVDSKDSLFYQNTFDKVYGNKSPSYQVKPQNIGFWIGGYMLHIRPGYLFSVRCNSVRTYKTESGNGENLLARTMSDGATNIQRNGDEYYNIFPLWEYDKIPGVTCRDYPKDLPQIKQWGYFGSTSFVGEVSDGLYGASVYEQNFDSVKAQKGYFFFDKYVVCLGSGIQSNASENITTTVNQSWLRSKVYSSKGLLKTEDDKLSFTSNENNWLWQDSIGYYFPKGGNLAIKQTFEKGNWNNINNSFAKEDTVSGNVFKAWFNHGSKIKNGRYAYIVAPAIGLKEMKQSTMKVISIVDNNESVQAVYNNNIKILQAIFYKAGEINYKKISLSVDKPCILLLKKSTNGSFLLSIADPTHLLKSINIQLNNKKIKCILPAGNFAGKTLQYNIGIL, from the coding sequence ATGCATCTCTTAAGAAAAGACGGTTCTTTTGATTTGATAAATTATGCAGACAAAAGTGTAAGTATTTGGGAACCTTCCAATCATTTAAAAAATATCTTAGCCTTTGCGACTGCTTATAGTTTCCCGAAGAGTAAATATTACATAAGCCAACCTGTATATAGTGAAATATGTCAATCACTTCGTTATTGGAATAGGCTAGATCCTATTTGCCCAAATTGGTGGTTCAACGAAATTAATTGTCCACAAATATTAGGACAAATAATGTTATTGATGAATGCTGAAAAACCTTTACCCAAGGAATTGCAGGACTCTTTGATAAATAAAATGAAGCGTGGTGATATGTATAAGCAAAAGGGAGCCAATAAAATAGACATCGCCATGCACAATTTATATCAAGCGCTTCTTGTAAAAGATACGACGCTTCTAAGTGCTGCAGTTGGTCAATGTTTTGAGCCCATTGCCTTTACAACCAAAGAAGGTATCCAATACGATTATTCTTATTTTCAACATGGACCGCAGTTACAAATTAGTTCCTATGGCCTCACTCTTTTGGTGGATGAGTATAAAATTGCCGCTTATGTTAGAAATACCAGGTGGAAGATTTCCGCAGAAAAAGAACAAATATTAAATACCTTTTTCAAGGATGTCTATCTAAAAACACTTAGAGGAAAGTATTCCGACTTTAATGTTTTAGGTAGAAGAATATCCCGAATAAATTTTGTAGATGCAAGGCCTGCTATAGATGCGCATGCACTAAGTAACGTATTGCTAAATGCGCAATTAGTCGACTCAAAGGACAGTCTTTTTTATCAAAACACTTTTGACAAGGTATATGGGAATAAATCACCTAGTTACCAAGTAAAGCCTCAAAATATTGGCTTTTGGATAGGCGGCTATATGTTGCATATTCGACCAGGATATCTTTTTTCAGTAAGATGTAATTCTGTAAGAACTTATAAAACCGAATCCGGCAATGGCGAGAATTTGTTGGCTAGAACTATGAGTGATGGCGCCACAAATATTCAGCGAAATGGCGATGAATATTATAATATTTTTCCATTGTGGGAATATGATAAAATACCCGGTGTAACCTGTAGAGATTATCCAAAGGATCTTCCACAAATCAAACAATGGGGTTATTTTGGCAGCACCTCTTTTGTAGGTGAGGTATCCGATGGTTTGTATGGAGCAAGTGTATATGAACAAAATTTCGATAGTGTAAAAGCACAAAAAGGTTATTTCTTTTTTGACAAATATGTCGTTTGTTTGGGTTCAGGCATTCAATCAAATGCATCGGAAAATATTACAACAACCGTAAATCAAAGTTGGTTAAGAAGCAAAGTTTATTCTTCCAAAGGATTATTAAAAACAGAAGACGATAAGCTTTCATTTACCTCCAATGAAAATAACTGGCTTTGGCAAGACAGCATTGGTTATTATTTTCCCAAAGGTGGCAATCTTGCAATAAAACAGACATTTGAAAAAGGAAACTGGAACAATATCAACAATTCTTTTGCTAAAGAAGATACTGTAAGCGGGAATGTTTTTAAAGCCTGGTTTAATCATGGGAGCAAAATCAAAAATGGTCGTTATGCATATATTGTAGCACCGGCAATTGGTTTAAAAGAAATGAAACAGAGCACTATGAAAGTTATTTCTATTGTGGATAATAACGAAAGCGTGCAAGCTGTTTACAATAATAACATAAAAATCTTGCAAGCCATCTTCTACAAGGCTGGAGAAATCAATTATAAAAAGATTTCTTTATCAGTCGATAAGCCATGTATTCTGTTATTAAAAAAATCTACAAATGGGTCCTTTCTACTATCTATTGCGGATCCTACTCATTTACTTAAATCTATTAACATCCAATTGAATAATAAAAAAATTAAATGTATACTTCCCGCAGGGAACTTTGCGGGTAAAACCTTGCAATACAATATCGGAATACTTTAA
- the ileS gene encoding isoleucine--tRNA ligase has product MATKYKEFSSLDLPNIEKEILEKWQSQKAFEKSISLKEGAPSFVFYEGPPSANGMPGIHHVISRTIKDMVCRYKTMQGFQVQRKGGWDTHGLPVELGVEKELGITKEDIGTGKKDKFGNEVTVEYYNKKCREAVLRYKKEWDLLTTKMGYWVDLKNPYITFENNYIESLWWLLKKLYNKGLLYESISIQPYSPAAGTGLSSHELNQPGTYKDVKDTSATVIFNVVKNQKSKFLFEGMEGEIGLMAWTTTPWTLPSNLGLTVGPNIDYLLVKTKNPYTELDCNVVIAKALFHKYFENPLNQTLEIGDAEIFSNSTSKKKHLDWKILKTFKGKDLEGIGYEQLMPFEANQTDNPNAFKVLLGDFVTTEDGTGIVHTAPAFGADDYKIGQKYAIGVLIMVDREGKFIDGLGEFSHRFVKNYKDDPNYVDVNVDICVKLKKENRAFKVEKYEHSYPHCWRTDKPILYYPLDAWFIKTTALKDRMVGLNKTINWKPKSTGEGRFGNWLENMVDWNLSRSRFWGTPLPVWRTEDGAEELCIGSIEELRKEVENAKALNVGLDFGNENLDLHKPFVDKITLLSPSGKPMKRVSDLIDVWFDSGAMPFAQWHFPFENKEIFADNYPADFICEGVDQTRGWFYTLHAISALLKEDVQEELKNSGIEVSDEKYPGLAYKTVVSNGLVLDKYGNKMSKRLGNTIDPFETIDKYSADATRWYLMTNASPWDNLKFDLDGIKEVQRKFFGTLYNTYQFFALYANVDGFAYKEDNISVKDRPEIDQWILSSLHSLIKKVTTNLDDYEPTIAFRAIEEFVDEQLSNWYVRLCRRRFWKGEYEQDKIAAYQTLYECLETVVRLMAPLSPFFSDEIFRNLNAVSHRFSIETVHHGDYPKANEACIDNSLEERMLLAQSFSSLILSLRKKENIIVRQPLQKVLIPVLNPEMQNQLEKIEDLIKSETNIKEVEYITDAHGIIRKKIKADFKALGKRLGGKMKSVAAAIDNFSQEDIGLLENQGKFDLLIEGEMINICPTDVVITAEDVPGWSVANSGNLTVALDITISEDLKLEGIARMFVNRVQNIRKESKFELTDRIFVKVLEDEKIRPAIEKFNPYICSELLADGLSFVTTLENGIEIDIDGIMLKISVTKNF; this is encoded by the coding sequence ATGGCTACTAAGTATAAAGAGTTTTCATCGTTGGATTTACCCAATATCGAAAAAGAGATATTGGAAAAATGGCAGTCTCAAAAGGCATTTGAGAAAAGCATTTCTTTAAAAGAAGGAGCGCCTTCTTTCGTTTTTTATGAAGGCCCGCCAAGCGCGAATGGAATGCCTGGTATTCATCACGTGATTTCACGTACGATTAAAGATATGGTTTGCCGTTATAAAACGATGCAGGGTTTCCAGGTACAACGCAAGGGCGGGTGGGATACCCATGGTTTGCCGGTAGAGTTGGGGGTAGAAAAAGAATTGGGTATTACCAAAGAAGATATCGGCACGGGGAAAAAGGATAAATTCGGCAATGAAGTTACTGTTGAATATTATAACAAAAAATGCCGCGAAGCGGTGCTGCGGTATAAAAAAGAATGGGATTTACTCACCACCAAAATGGGTTACTGGGTAGATCTAAAAAATCCTTACATCACCTTTGAAAATAATTATATTGAATCGCTTTGGTGGTTGTTAAAGAAATTATATAACAAGGGGTTGTTATATGAGAGTATTAGTATACAGCCCTATTCCCCTGCAGCAGGGACTGGTTTAAGTTCCCATGAGTTGAATCAACCGGGTACTTACAAGGATGTCAAAGATACTTCGGCTACTGTCATATTTAATGTGGTTAAAAATCAAAAATCCAAATTCCTTTTTGAAGGAATGGAAGGAGAAATTGGACTGATGGCCTGGACAACCACGCCCTGGACCCTGCCATCCAATTTAGGATTAACGGTTGGACCAAATATCGATTATTTGTTGGTGAAAACTAAAAATCCTTATACAGAATTGGATTGCAATGTGGTGATAGCCAAAGCATTATTTCATAAATATTTTGAGAACCCTTTGAACCAAACTCTAGAAATAGGGGATGCAGAAATATTCTCCAACAGCACTTCTAAAAAGAAACATCTCGATTGGAAAATATTAAAAACTTTTAAGGGAAAGGATTTAGAAGGGATTGGGTACGAACAATTAATGCCTTTCGAAGCGAATCAAACTGATAATCCAAATGCTTTTAAAGTATTATTAGGTGATTTCGTTACCACTGAAGATGGAACAGGTATTGTGCATACAGCGCCCGCTTTTGGTGCCGATGACTATAAAATTGGCCAGAAATATGCCATTGGTGTATTAATAATGGTAGATAGAGAAGGGAAATTTATTGATGGTTTGGGAGAATTTAGTCATCGCTTTGTCAAAAACTACAAAGATGATCCCAATTATGTGGATGTCAATGTGGACATCTGCGTAAAGCTGAAAAAAGAAAACCGTGCTTTTAAAGTAGAAAAATACGAACATAGTTATCCGCATTGCTGGCGTACTGATAAGCCGATTTTATATTATCCTTTAGACGCTTGGTTTATCAAAACTACGGCATTGAAAGATAGAATGGTCGGACTGAATAAAACCATCAACTGGAAACCAAAGTCTACGGGCGAAGGTCGTTTTGGCAACTGGTTGGAAAATATGGTAGATTGGAATTTAAGCCGCTCTCGTTTTTGGGGAACACCTTTGCCTGTTTGGCGCACCGAAGATGGGGCAGAAGAGTTGTGTATCGGCAGTATAGAAGAGTTAAGAAAAGAAGTAGAAAATGCAAAAGCATTAAATGTAGGTCTTGATTTCGGAAATGAAAATCTTGATTTACATAAACCATTTGTAGATAAAATTACCTTGCTTTCTCCATCAGGAAAACCAATGAAACGGGTTTCTGACTTAATAGACGTCTGGTTCGACAGTGGCGCCATGCCTTTTGCGCAATGGCATTTTCCTTTTGAAAATAAAGAAATTTTTGCGGACAATTATCCTGCAGATTTTATTTGTGAAGGTGTAGATCAGACGCGTGGATGGTTTTATACTTTACACGCCATCAGTGCTTTATTGAAAGAGGATGTGCAAGAGGAATTGAAAAATTCAGGCATAGAAGTCTCAGATGAAAAATATCCGGGATTGGCTTATAAAACAGTCGTTTCTAACGGATTGGTGCTGGACAAATATGGAAACAAAATGTCGAAACGTTTGGGTAATACCATTGACCCTTTTGAAACAATCGACAAATATAGTGCTGATGCAACGCGCTGGTATTTAATGACGAACGCATCTCCCTGGGATAATTTGAAATTTGATCTGGATGGCATCAAAGAAGTACAGCGTAAGTTTTTCGGCACCTTATATAATACCTATCAGTTTTTCGCTTTGTATGCCAATGTAGACGGGTTTGCTTACAAAGAGGATAATATATCTGTTAAAGATAGACCTGAAATTGACCAATGGATTCTTTCAAGTTTACATTCTTTAATCAAAAAAGTCACAACTAATTTAGACGATTACGAACCAACAATCGCCTTTCGTGCAATTGAAGAGTTTGTAGATGAACAATTAAGTAATTGGTATGTACGTCTTTGCCGTCGCCGTTTCTGGAAAGGGGAATATGAGCAGGATAAAATTGCCGCTTACCAAACGCTATACGAATGTTTAGAAACTGTGGTTAGATTAATGGCGCCACTTTCTCCTTTTTTCAGCGATGAAATTTTTAGAAACCTAAATGCTGTTAGCCATAGGTTTTCAATAGAGACTGTACATCACGGAGATTATCCGAAAGCAAATGAAGCATGTATAGATAACTCTTTAGAAGAAAGAATGCTATTGGCGCAAAGCTTTTCTTCTCTAATTCTTTCATTAAGAAAGAAAGAAAATATCATTGTTCGTCAGCCCTTACAGAAAGTTTTGATACCTGTTTTGAACCCAGAAATGCAAAATCAACTAGAAAAAATAGAAGATTTAATAAAATCTGAGACAAATATCAAGGAAGTTGAATATATTACAGACGCTCACGGTATCATTCGTAAAAAAATAAAGGCCGACTTCAAAGCGTTGGGCAAAAGGTTGGGTGGGAAAATGAAATCTGTCGCAGCAGCTATTGACAATTTTTCACAAGAAGATATTGGTTTGTTGGAAAATCAAGGAAAATTTGATTTGCTTATAGAGGGAGAGATGATCAATATTTGTCCAACAGATGTAGTCATAACGGCAGAGGATGTACCAGGTTGGAGTGTGGCTAATAGCGGAAACTTGACAGTTGCCTTGGATATCACTATTTCGGAGGACCTGAAATTGGAAGGCATTGCCAGAATGTTTGTAAATCGTGTACAAAATATTAGAAAAGAATCTAAATTTGAATTAACTGACCGTATCTTTGTTAAGGTGCTTGAAGATGAAAAGATTAGGCCCGCAATTGAGAAATTTAATCCTTACATTTGTTCGGAACTTTTGGCAGATGGCTTATCTTTTGTTACAACATTGGAAAATGGAATAGAAATTGACATAGACGGCATTATGTTAAAAATAAGTGTTACTAAAAACTTTTAA